In Nitrospirota bacterium, the genomic window CTGGGCCGAACGGACCGCGACCAAGGCCGACGACATCGTCATAAAGGCGTTCAAGACCCCCTCCGTCTACTGGAGTATCGCCATCGGCCTCTACATCGGGATCGCTGCATCGGACATCCCCGAAAAGCACGTCTTTTATCTCAACAGAACGCTGTACGTCATCATCATTTTCTCGATCACGATCGCGACGGCGAACCTCGCGGGCAAGATATTCAGGAATTATGTCCAGACTTCCAATCTTCCGCTGCCGACCACCGGCCTTGCGTATGCGCTGCTGAAGGGGACCATCATCGCCATAGGAATCCTCATTATCCTGAGCTTCCTCGGCGTCTCGATCGCCCCGCTCATCACTGCTCTGGGCGTCGGCGGACTCGCGGTGGCGCTCGCCCTCCAGGATACGCTGGCGAACCTCTTCGCCGGGATCCATATCCTCGTCGAGAAGTCGATCCGCGTGGGCGACTTCATACGGCTCGAGACCGGCCAGGAGGGGTATGTGGAGGATATCACCTGGAGGACTACCCGCGTACGAATGCTGCCGAACAACATGGTGGTGATCCCCAACAGCAAGCTCGCCCAGAGTGTCGTCACGAACTACTATCTCCCCGAAAAGAGGATGTCCGTGCTGGTCCCCGTATCGGTCAGCTACAGCTCGGACCCCGAGCGGGTGGAGCGGCTGCTCGTCGAGGAGGCGAAGAAGGCAGCCCCGGAAATCCCCGGCATGCTGGGAGACCCCGAGCCTTTTGTACGCTTCATTCCGGGGTTCGGCGAGAGCTCTCTCGATTTCACGCTCATCTGCCAGGTGAAGGAGTTCACCGATCAGTACCCGACGCAGCATGAACTGCGGAAGAGGATATTCAAGCGGTTCAGGGAGGAGGGCATCGAGATACCCTTCCCGCACCGGACGGTCTATCTGAGAGAGGAGCGGGAGAAGGAGCACGGGCGGTCCGAAGGCCCGAACCCGTAGTTATTTTCCTTCCGTTTAAACTATACTTAAAACTTTCTATGCGCGATCCGAAGTGCCCGTGCCGTTGCAGACGATAAGAGAGCCCAGGGAGGAGCATATGGCATATCCGAAGACGCTTACCTTTATTCTTGCCGGCGGCAAAGGCGAACGCCTCTACCCGCTCACCGCGTTTCGCTCCAAACCGTCGGTGCCGTTCGGCGGCCGCTATCGTATCGTCGATTTCGCCCTGAGCAACTTCATCAACTCCCAGCTCTTCTCGATCTACCTGCTGGTGCAGTACAAGTCGCAGTCGCTCATCGAGCATGTGCGGCAGAACTGGACGCTCTCGTCGGTCATAAAGGAACATTTCATCGCGGTCGTTCCTCCGCAGATGCGGATGGGGCCCGAGTGGTTCCAGGGGACTGCGGATGCGGTCTTCCAGAACATCAACCTCATCCGGGACCATAACCCGGAGCTGGTGGTCGTCTTCGGGGCGGATCACATCTACCGGATGGACATACGCCAGATGATCGACTTCCACCTCGAAAGAGACGCCCTCGTCACCGTGGCGGCCCGGCCGGTGCCGCTCGATCAGGCCTCCTCCTTCGGCATCATCAAGGCGGACGCCGACCGCCGTATCACCGGCTTCGAGGAAAAGCCGAAGAGCCCGTCGCCGATGCCCGGCGACCCCGGCAGGGCGTACGCCTCGATGGGCAATTATATCTTCCGCAAGGACGTGCTCGTGGAAGCCCTCGGCAAGGCGCAGAAGAAGCGGCAGCACGACTTCGGCGCCCATGTGATCCCCGACCTGGTCGAGACCGGAAAGGTCTTTGCCTACGACTTCGGCACCAATGTCATCCCGGGGAGCATGCCCTACGAGGAGAAGGGCTACTGGCGCGATGTGGGGACCATCGCCGCCTACTTCGACGCGCACATGGATATGCTGGGCAGCACGCCGCCCTTCGAGCTGAGCAACGAGTTCTGGCCCATTCATCCCTCCACGTACGAGGGGCCTGCAGCCAAGATACTCCGCGGCGATATCACGAACAGCATGATCGGCGAGGGCGCCGTCGTCCACAACGCCTCGATCCGGAACTCCGTCATCAGGCGGGGCGTGATCGTCGAGGATGACGTCAGTGTCGAAGACTGCATCATCATGGACCACACCATCCTCCGGAAAGGGTGCAGGATCCGGAGGGCGATCGTGGACAAGAACAACATCATACCCGAGGGAGACCATGTGGGGTTCGATCCCGATAAGGACCGGTTCGGCTGCTATCTCGACGCCTCGGGGATCGCGATCATTCCCCGGGGAGCCAGGATGACCCGCGCGGCACGGGAGACGGATGTATAGCGGATGAAACAGAAGAAATCGGGTGCACTACCAGGAGGTGACTATATGAAACACCGGATAGCGGCAGCACTCATCATGGTGCTCCTCCCCCTCTCCTTTGCCGGGGCGCAGGAATTCAAGGATATCAGGGCCGAAGAGGTAAAGAAGCTCATCGACAGGAGGGCGAAGATGGTGATCGTCGATGCGCGGACCAGGCAGGAATATTACGAAGGGCATCTGCCGACAGCGATCAATGTTCCGCCCGAGTACAGCTACTCCATAAACCAGTTTCTCCCCAAGGACAAGGATACGCTCCTCATATTCTATTGCCGCGGTATCGGCTGAACGCTGAGCACCAATGCAGCGGTCGCTGCAAAGAGATACGGCTACAGGAATATCAAGACCTTTCACGGCGGCTATCCCGAGTGGATAGCGAAAGGATATAAGGTAAAGAAGTAAGAAGTAAGAAGTAAGAAGTAAGAAGTAAGAAGTAAGAAGTAAGAAGTAAGAAGAAGGGGGAGCTTAGGGGAGTTCTTTTATTCTGGCTCCCCGAAGCGGGTCTACGCGAAGGGTCGCTCCGACTGGCTCCTGAATTCTGAATTCTTCTTTTCCTCTATCGAGAAGAGCGGTTCCTCGATCGACTGGCCTTTGCATACCGGGCATCTCCCCGGCTTGGTGAGCCGCTCGCGCTTCCTGAAGACGAACCCGCACTTCTTGCATGCTGCGGGAACCACGACGAGCTGGCGATGCTTCTGCAGCGCCGACTTCTCGATGTGCGTGAGGTGGTCGTAGACCGCCTTTTCCGGGATGCCGACGTCTGCCGATATCTCCTTTGCCGAGAGCGTCCGGTCCCTGAGCAGCTCCATAATCGCCCGGCGAACCGTCTCGTGCCGCTCCGGGGGGATGGCAGGCGCTTTGGGTCTCTTCTTCATCTCGCCACCACCTCTTGTGCCACGTCTTATGCCACCTCTTATGGATAGTATACCCCACCGCCAGACGGAGCGGTTATGGCCGGCAGCGGAGCGGTTATGGAATGTTCGGCGCGGTTTATCTATACTTGGAGTAGATACCCTTCATTACACCGTATCCGAAGGAGGAGTCCCCTATGAGGAAACTCTTGTGGGCAGGCGGCATTATACTCGGGGTGTTCCTGGTCGCGGTGCTCGTGCTGACCGTCGTGGTCAGGAGCTACCTGCAGAGCGACCGGCTCAAGGCGCTGATCATTCCGCGGATCGAAGCCCTTACCGGAAGGCAGGTGACTATCGATGACATCGATGTCTCCCTCTTCAAGGGAATCGTCATTAAAGGGTTCCATCTCAAACAGGCCGATGGCGCCGGTGATTTTCTGAGGACTGACGAGTTCATCCTCGACTACAGCCTGCCTCCTCTCCTGAACCGGCAGCTCGTCATCACCAGAGTCGAGATCGCCGGGCCCTATATCCTCGTACGCCGGGAGCGGGACGGCCGCTACAATTTCAGCGACATGATCGAGAGGACAAAGCGGGGTGAGGCTGAAAAGCCGGCAGCAGGAGAGGAGCCGCACGAGCTTCCTCTCTCGATCACGACCGACCGGATATCCCTGAGCAATGCGCGGCTCGAGTTTGTCGACGCCCTGAACAAGCTCCCGCGCGTAGACGCGCTCATATCCGACGGGAGGCTCATGGCGTCCGTGGGCAGATCGCTTGCCGCTATGGACATCACCGGCTATCTCACCCTCGAGAGCATGAAGGCGGTTATGGACGGAATCGGGACGAACACCTCCGGCAGGATCGATATAAGGAGCACGAGCATCGATCTTTCGCTCGCAACGATGATAGGGAAGGATACGGTCCGTACCACCGGGACCATTACCGGCACTCCTTCCGCTCCGGTGGTACGGCTCGACCTCTCTTCAAAGGAGCTCGATCTCGAAAGGCTCCTTGCCCTGAGCAGCGGCAGGAAGAGCGGCCATGGCAGGGCCGGCGCTGGAGGCGCCTCGAAGCAGGATGGCGGAGACCGCGGCGTATCGATGGAAAGGAGCGGTTTCGCCGGACAGGAAGCTCCCCCTATCGTGCTGGTTGCCGATAAACGCGGGGCTGCTGCATCCGGCGGAGCGCCGCTGGTTACCGCATCGGGTACGGTCACGATCGGGACTGCGCATTACAAGGAATACGTTATCAGGGACTTCAGCCTCGGGTACCGTTACGAGAGGGGCGTTGTGAGATTGGAGCCTATCGCCATGCGACTTTCCGGAGGCGCACAGGTAGCGGTCGAGGGTACGGCTGCTGCCGAGATGCTCTTCAGGCTCGCCGAGGGCGATGCTGCCGCTGCCGTGAAGCGGACCCTCTCGGGCAAGGGGACGGCCCGGTTCAGCCCTATCGCAATACAGCAGTCCCCGATAACCGATGCGGTGGCAGTGCTCACCGGCATCGAGGCCCTCAGGAGCCCTCGCTTCGACAGCTCGCGGTTCACCTTCACGATAGGGAACCAGAGGGTCCTGCTCGAGGGGACCATGGACTCGCCGCAGATAAAGGTGGTCCCTTCCGGAACGGTCGGCTTCGATAAACGGCTCGACATGGTCGCCGACCTGCGCCTCTCGCCCGAGCTCACGGCCAGCCTTTCCCGCGCCGGCAGGATTACGGGGTTCCTGAAAGACGCGTCAGGATGGAGTACGGTGCCGCTCAGGATTACCGGGACGACGGAGAAGCCGTCGGTCGGCCTGAACACGGCAGCGGTTCAGCGGCAGATCCAGAAAGGGATACAGAGCGAGCTGCAGCGGCGCCTGATGGAAAAGCTCGCTCCCCGGGACAAGGGGCAGGCCCCGCAGGATAAGGAGCAGGTACCGCAAAAGGGACCGCGGCCCGAGGACCTGTTGAGGGATCTGTTCGGAAAATGAGAAAGGCGGCGCTTACTTGACGCACACCCTGTTTCTGCCGCTCCGCTTGGCTTCGTAGAGGGCGTCGTCAGCCCGCTTGCTCAGGGTATCGATATCGTCGTCCTCGCGGTACTCGGAAACCCCGAAGCTGCAGGTGATCGCGCCTGCGGCGCCGAAGCGGCGGCGCTCTATTTCTCCCCTGATCTTTTCAGCCAGAGCTTCCGCGC contains:
- the glgC gene encoding glucose-1-phosphate adenylyltransferase; its protein translation is MAYPKTLTFILAGGKGERLYPLTAFRSKPSVPFGGRYRIVDFALSNFINSQLFSIYLLVQYKSQSLIEHVRQNWTLSSVIKEHFIAVVPPQMRMGPEWFQGTADAVFQNINLIRDHNPELVVVFGADHIYRMDIRQMIDFHLERDALVTVAARPVPLDQASSFGIIKADADRRITGFEEKPKSPSPMPGDPGRAYASMGNYIFRKDVLVEALGKAQKKRQHDFGAHVIPDLVETGKVFAYDFGTNVIPGSMPYEEKGYWRDVGTIAAYFDAHMDMLGSTPPFELSNEFWPIHPSTYEGPAAKILRGDITNSMIGEGAVVHNASIRNSVIRRGVIVEDDVSVEDCIIMDHTILRKGCRIRRAIVDKNNIIPEGDHVGFDPDKDRFGCYLDASGIAIIPRGARMTRAARETDV
- a CDS encoding ArsR family transcriptional regulator, yielding MKKRPKAPAIPPERHETVRRAIMELLRDRTLSAKEISADVGIPEKAVYDHLTHIEKSALQKHRQLVVVPAACKKCGFVFRKRERLTKPGRCPVCKGQSIEEPLFSIEEKKNSEFRSQSERPFA
- a CDS encoding mechanosensitive ion channel family protein, which translates into the protein MIRNFEPFLLPFVIFVVSTAMLLFVRGIAFRLLHAWAERTATKADDIVIKAFKTPSVYWSIAIGLYIGIAASDIPEKHVFYLNRTLYVIIIFSITIATANLAGKIFRNYVQTSNLPLPTTGLAYALLKGTIIAIGILIILSFLGVSIAPLITALGVGGLAVALALQDTLANLFAGIHILVEKSIRVGDFIRLETGQEGYVEDITWRTTRVRMLPNNMVVIPNSKLAQSVVTNYYLPEKRMSVLVPVSVSYSSDPERVERLLVEEAKKAAPEIPGMLGDPEPFVRFIPGFGESSLDFTLICQVKEFTDQYPTQHELRKRIFKRFREEGIEIPFPHRTVYLREEREKEHGRSEGPNP
- a CDS encoding rhodanese-like domain-containing protein; amino-acid sequence: MKHRIAAALIMVLLPLSFAGAQEFKDIRAEEVKKLIDRRAKMVIVDARTRQEYYEGHLPTAINVPPEYSYSINQFLPKDKDTLLIFYCRGIG
- a CDS encoding AsmA family protein, with protein sequence MRKLLWAGGIILGVFLVAVLVLTVVVRSYLQSDRLKALIIPRIEALTGRQVTIDDIDVSLFKGIVIKGFHLKQADGAGDFLRTDEFILDYSLPPLLNRQLVITRVEIAGPYILVRRERDGRYNFSDMIERTKRGEAEKPAAGEEPHELPLSITTDRISLSNARLEFVDALNKLPRVDALISDGRLMASVGRSLAAMDITGYLTLESMKAVMDGIGTNTSGRIDIRSTSIDLSLATMIGKDTVRTTGTITGTPSAPVVRLDLSSKELDLERLLALSSGRKSGHGRAGAGGASKQDGGDRGVSMERSGFAGQEAPPIVLVADKRGAAASGGAPLVTASGTVTIGTAHYKEYVIRDFSLGYRYERGVVRLEPIAMRLSGGAQVAVEGTAAAEMLFRLAEGDAAAAVKRTLSGKGTARFSPIAIQQSPITDAVAVLTGIEALRSPRFDSSRFTFTIGNQRVLLEGTMDSPQIKVVPSGTVGFDKRLDMVADLRLSPELTASLSRAGRITGFLKDASGWSTVPLRITGTTEKPSVGLNTAAVQRQIQKGIQSELQRRLMEKLAPRDKGQAPQDKEQVPQKGPRPEDLLRDLFGK